Proteins encoded together in one Lathyrus oleraceus cultivar Zhongwan6 chromosome 5, CAAS_Psat_ZW6_1.0, whole genome shotgun sequence window:
- the LOC127079430 gene encoding uncharacterized protein LOC127079430 — MDSDNSDNNDQEFWALVEEEFMDDSDEEQQLQNSGSSSRRKRRTTIDRGREEGHNRLFNDYFSKNPVYTDVQFRRRFRMHRHVFLRIVDALGNYDEYFQMRVDATGKMGLSPLQKCTTAIRMLAYGSPADLVDEYVRIGESTSIECLQRFVKGVNVVFGAEYLRKPNNTDVEHLLQMGESRGFPGMLGSIDCMHWVWKNCPVAWKGQFCRGDHGKPTIMLEAVASQDLWI, encoded by the coding sequence ATGGATTCAGACAATTCAGATAATAACGATCAAGAATTTTGGGCGTTGGTTGAAGAAGAATTTATGGACGACAGTGATGaagaacaacaacttcagaaTTCTGGGAGTTCTTCTAGGCGAAAGAGAAGAACAACTATAGATCGAGGTCGCGAAGAAGGGCACAATCGATTATTCAATGACTACTTCTCGAAAAACCCAGTATACACAGATGTTCAATTCCGAAGAAGGTTCAGAATGCATAGGCATGTATTTCTTCGAATTGTAGATGCCCTTGGCAATTATGATGAATATTTCCAAATGAGGGTCGATGCAACTGGTAAAATGGGTCTTTCACCATTGCAGAAATGTACAACTGCTATTCGTATGCTGGCGTATGGGTCTCCTGCTGACCTTGTAGACGAATATGTTCGAATCGGTGAAAGCACTTCAATTGAGTGCTTACAAAGATTTGTTAAGGGCGTGAATGTTGTATTTGGGGCAGAGTATTTGAGAAAACCTAACAACACTGATGTTGAACATCTTTTACAAATGGGAGAGTCACGTGGCTTTCCAGGTATGTTGGGTTCCATTGATTGTATGCATTGGGTATGGAAAAATTGTCCTGTTGCATGGAAGGGACAATTTTGTCGAGGTGATCATGGTAAGCCCACAATCATGCTTGAAGCAGTGGCATCACAAGACTTATGGATTTGA